In one window of Arachis ipaensis cultivar K30076 chromosome B06, Araip1.1, whole genome shotgun sequence DNA:
- the LOC107646171 gene encoding cysteine desulfurase 1, chloroplastic isoform X1 has translation MTGPVLATLVTVTVCVPDAKTTSPTRYCNGFPRILTQVHRSLKFRIQLIRKMEVLLPKLPSFKFSSPICCCSISTRSSSYVKFGFRRFSSLSVCASTVNEAVAEPSLGSPSLGHTTRPHFPILHQEVNGSKLVYLDNAATSQKPTVVLKTLQSYYEAYNSNVHRGIHFLSAKATDQYEAARRKVASFINASDSSEIVFTRNATEAINLVAYSWGLSNLKRDDEIILTVAEHHSAIVPWQLLAQKVGAVLKFVNLNQYEIPDMDKLKELLSRKTKLVVVHHVSNVLASVLPVRDIANWAHDVGAKVLVDACQSVPHMTVDVHSLNVDFLVASSHKMCGPTGVGFLYGKIDLLSSMPPFLGGGEMISDVFLDHSTYAEPPSRFEAGTPAIGEAIGLGAAIDYLSGIGMQTIHDYEVELGRYLYERLLSIPNIRIYGPAPSEKIKRAALCSFNVENIHATDLATFLDQQHGVAIRSGHHCAQPLHRYLGVNASARASLYFYNTKEDVDNFIQALNDTVNFFSSFK, from the exons ATGActggtccggttctcgcaaccttggtcaCAGTAACAGTGTGTGTGCCAGATGCCAAAACAACCTCACCTACGCGATACTGCAACGGATTTCCCCGAATTCTGACACAGGTTCATCGTTCCCTCAAATTCCGTATTCAA TTGATCCGAAAAATGGAAGTTTTGCTGCCAAAACTTCCATCTTTCAAGTTCTCAAGCCCCATTTGTTGCTGTTCAATAAGCACTAGGAGCTCTTCGTATGTGAAATTCGGATTCCGTCGATTTTCTTCTCTATCTGTTTGTGCATCAACCGTTAATGAAGCTGTAGCTGAACCATCCCTTGGTTCCCCTTCTTTGGGGCACACCACAAGACCCCATTTTCCTATACTTCACCAG GAAGTAAATGGCTCAAAACTTGTTTACTTAGACAATGCAGCAACTTCTCAGAAGCCTACCGTTGTTTTGAAGACACTGCAAAGCTACTACGAAGCATACAATTCGAATGTACATCGGGGCATACATTTCTTGAG TGCAAAGGCCACGGATCAGTATGAAGCAGCTAGAAGGAAGGTTGCAAGTTTTATAAATGCTTCTGACTCCAGTGAAATTGTATTTACGAGAAATGCTACTGAAGCTATCAATCTAGTGGCTTATTCTTGGGGCTTGTCAAATTTAAAAAGAGATGATGAG ATTATACTTACGGTTGCTGAACATCACAGTGCGATTGTTCCTTGGCAACTACTAGCTCAAAAAGTTGGGGCTGTTTTGAAATTTGTGAACTTAAACCAATATGAAATTCCAGATATGGACAAATTGAAAGAACTGCTGTCAAGGAAAACCAAGTTAGTTGTTGTCCATCATGTTTCAAATGTGCTTG CTTCGGTACTTCCTGTTAGAGATATTGCTAACTGGGCTCATGATGTTGGAGCAAAAGTGCTTGTAGATGCCTGTCAGAGTGTTCCACACATGACAGTTGATGTTCACAGCCTCAATGTTGATTTTCTTGTTGCTTCTTCTCACAAG ATGTGTGGGCCTACaggtgttggattcttatatgGTAAAATAGACCTCTTGTCGtccatgcctccctttttgg GTGGTGGTGAAATGATTTCAGATGTATTTCTTGATCACTCAACTTATGCTGAACCTCCATCCAG ATTTGAGGCCGGAACACCAGCAATTGGGGAAGCAATTGGTTTAGGAGCAGCAATTGATTACTTATCTGGGATTGGTATGCAAACCATACATGATTATGAG GTGGAGCTGGGAAGATATCTTTATGAAAGGCTCCTTTCAATCCCAAATATTCGCATCTATGGGCCGGCACCTTCAGAAAAAATTAAACGAGCTGCACTTTGTTCTTTCAATGTTGAAAATATTCACGCTACCGATCTTGCAACATTTCTTGATCAACAG CATGGAGTGGCTATAAGATCGGGTCACCATTGCGCCCAACCCCTCCATCGGTACTTGGGAGTCAATGCAAGTGCACGTGCAAGTCTCTATTTCTATAACACTAAGGAGGATGTTGACAATTTTATCCAGGCCCTCAATGACACAGTCAACTTCTTCAGTTCATTCAAGTAA
- the LOC107646171 gene encoding cysteine desulfurase 1, chloroplastic isoform X2, translated as MEVLLPKLPSFKFSSPICCCSISTRSSSYVKFGFRRFSSLSVCASTVNEAVAEPSLGSPSLGHTTRPHFPILHQEVNGSKLVYLDNAATSQKPTVVLKTLQSYYEAYNSNVHRGIHFLSAKATDQYEAARRKVASFINASDSSEIVFTRNATEAINLVAYSWGLSNLKRDDEIILTVAEHHSAIVPWQLLAQKVGAVLKFVNLNQYEIPDMDKLKELLSRKTKLVVVHHVSNVLASVLPVRDIANWAHDVGAKVLVDACQSVPHMTVDVHSLNVDFLVASSHKMCGPTGVGFLYGKIDLLSSMPPFLGGGEMISDVFLDHSTYAEPPSRFEAGTPAIGEAIGLGAAIDYLSGIGMQTIHDYEVELGRYLYERLLSIPNIRIYGPAPSEKIKRAALCSFNVENIHATDLATFLDQQHGVAIRSGHHCAQPLHRYLGVNASARASLYFYNTKEDVDNFIQALNDTVNFFSSFK; from the exons ATGGAAGTTTTGCTGCCAAAACTTCCATCTTTCAAGTTCTCAAGCCCCATTTGTTGCTGTTCAATAAGCACTAGGAGCTCTTCGTATGTGAAATTCGGATTCCGTCGATTTTCTTCTCTATCTGTTTGTGCATCAACCGTTAATGAAGCTGTAGCTGAACCATCCCTTGGTTCCCCTTCTTTGGGGCACACCACAAGACCCCATTTTCCTATACTTCACCAG GAAGTAAATGGCTCAAAACTTGTTTACTTAGACAATGCAGCAACTTCTCAGAAGCCTACCGTTGTTTTGAAGACACTGCAAAGCTACTACGAAGCATACAATTCGAATGTACATCGGGGCATACATTTCTTGAG TGCAAAGGCCACGGATCAGTATGAAGCAGCTAGAAGGAAGGTTGCAAGTTTTATAAATGCTTCTGACTCCAGTGAAATTGTATTTACGAGAAATGCTACTGAAGCTATCAATCTAGTGGCTTATTCTTGGGGCTTGTCAAATTTAAAAAGAGATGATGAG ATTATACTTACGGTTGCTGAACATCACAGTGCGATTGTTCCTTGGCAACTACTAGCTCAAAAAGTTGGGGCTGTTTTGAAATTTGTGAACTTAAACCAATATGAAATTCCAGATATGGACAAATTGAAAGAACTGCTGTCAAGGAAAACCAAGTTAGTTGTTGTCCATCATGTTTCAAATGTGCTTG CTTCGGTACTTCCTGTTAGAGATATTGCTAACTGGGCTCATGATGTTGGAGCAAAAGTGCTTGTAGATGCCTGTCAGAGTGTTCCACACATGACAGTTGATGTTCACAGCCTCAATGTTGATTTTCTTGTTGCTTCTTCTCACAAG ATGTGTGGGCCTACaggtgttggattcttatatgGTAAAATAGACCTCTTGTCGtccatgcctccctttttgg GTGGTGGTGAAATGATTTCAGATGTATTTCTTGATCACTCAACTTATGCTGAACCTCCATCCAG ATTTGAGGCCGGAACACCAGCAATTGGGGAAGCAATTGGTTTAGGAGCAGCAATTGATTACTTATCTGGGATTGGTATGCAAACCATACATGATTATGAG GTGGAGCTGGGAAGATATCTTTATGAAAGGCTCCTTTCAATCCCAAATATTCGCATCTATGGGCCGGCACCTTCAGAAAAAATTAAACGAGCTGCACTTTGTTCTTTCAATGTTGAAAATATTCACGCTACCGATCTTGCAACATTTCTTGATCAACAG CATGGAGTGGCTATAAGATCGGGTCACCATTGCGCCCAACCCCTCCATCGGTACTTGGGAGTCAATGCAAGTGCACGTGCAAGTCTCTATTTCTATAACACTAAGGAGGATGTTGACAATTTTATCCAGGCCCTCAATGACACAGTCAACTTCTTCAGTTCATTCAAGTAA